A portion of the Bufo gargarizans isolate SCDJY-AF-19 chromosome 7, ASM1485885v1, whole genome shotgun sequence genome contains these proteins:
- the LOC122943785 gene encoding retinal cone rhodopsin-sensitive cGMP 3',5'-cyclic phosphodiesterase subunit gamma, translated as MNSSSPAASALAPVNTTGGPTTPRKGPPKFKQRQTRQFKSKPPKKGVKGFGDDIPGMEGLGTDITVICPWEAFSHLELHELAQFGII; from the exons ATGAATTCCAGCTCCCCAGCAGCCAGCGCCTTGGCCCCCGTAAACACTACTGGGGGGCCCACCACACCTCGTAAGGGGCCTCCCAAATTCAAGCAGAGACAGACCCGGCAGTTCAAGAGCAAACCACCAAAGAAGGGAGTTAAAGG GTTCGGAGATGATATTCCCGGGATGGAAGGACTTGGAACAG ACATCACGGTCATCTGCCCCTGGGAGGCCTTCAGCCACCTCGAGCTGCACGAGCTCGCCCAGTTTGGCATCATCTAA